A genomic window from Pungitius pungitius chromosome 12, fPunPun2.1, whole genome shotgun sequence includes:
- the LOC119221039 gene encoding coiled-coil domain-containing protein 134-like, whose product MWRACALVLALAAALGWADSDSHRLRHDSNLDIYKRLFETKRKDQLNALKNLVELNDINQQYKIIDIMLKGLFKVLEDSKQILVAANMQPDDPFPLDDKIKEAYSHVVENTAFFGDVALRFPRIVHHYYDRNTDWDGLLRWGLNFCNRTGVFTGGAHQHVLTLMSQELGITEKSPDFINPYRTERDDVLHTAEAFQKILREEEKRRRKEEKRKEIRKGPRISRSRTEL is encoded by the exons ATGTGGCGTGCGTGTGCTCTGGTCCTGGCGCTCGCCGCCGCCCTCGGCTGGGCCGACTCGGACTCACACAGACTGAGACATGACTCCAACTTGGACATCT ACAAGCGGCTGTTTGAGACCAAGAGGAAAGATCAACTGAACGCGTTGAAGAACCTGGTGGAGCTGAACGACATCAACCAGCAGTACAAGATCATAGACATCATGCTGAAAGGACtcttcaag GTGTTGGAGGACTCGAAACAAATCCTGGTTGCAGCCAACATGCAGCCTGATGACCCTTTCCCATTGGACGATAAGATCAAAGAAG CCTACTCCCACGTGGTGGAGAATACCGCGTTCTTCGGCGACGTGGCGTTGCGTTTCCCCCGTATTGTCCACCACTACTACGACCGGAACACCGACTGGGACGGTCTGCTGCGCTGGGGCCTGAATTTCTGTAACCGGACCGGGGTTTTCACGGGAGGAGCCCACCAGCACGTCCTCACCCTC ATGTCACAAGAGCTGGGAATAACGGAGAAATCCCCCGACTTTATAAACCCCTACCGCACAGAGAGGGACGAT GTGCTTCACACCGCTGAGGCTTTCCAGAAGAtcctgagggaggaggagaagaggaggaggaaagaagagaagagaaaagagatcCGGAAAGGCCCCCGCATCTCCCGCTCTCGCACCGAGCTATag